In a genomic window of Ralstonia nicotianae:
- the rplV gene encoding 50S ribosomal protein L22: MEVKAIHRGARISAQKTRLVADQIRGLPIERALNVLAFSPKKAAVIVKKVVESAIANAEHNEGADIDELKVKSIYIDKATSLKRFTARAKGRGNRIEKQTCHITVTLGN, encoded by the coding sequence ATGGAAGTTAAAGCGATTCATCGCGGCGCCCGTATCTCCGCACAGAAGACGCGTCTGGTCGCTGACCAGATCCGTGGTCTGCCGATCGAGCGTGCGCTCAACGTTCTGGCGTTCAGCCCGAAGAAGGCTGCTGTCATCGTCAAGAAGGTGGTGGAGTCCGCCATCGCGAACGCCGAGCACAACGAAGGCGCCGACATCGACGAGCTGAAGGTCAAGTCGATCTACATCGACAAGGCCACCTCGCTCAAGCGCTTCACCGCGCGTGCGAAGGGCCGCGGCAACCGCATCGAGAAACAAACCTGTCACATCACTGTGACGCTGGGCAATTAA
- the rpsC gene encoding 30S ribosomal protein S3: MGQKIHPTGFRLAVSRNWASRWYASNTQFAGMLKEDIEVREFLKKKLKNASVGRVVIERPAKNARITIYSSRPGVVIGKKGEDIELLKAELQRRMGVPVHVNIEEIRKPEVDAQLIADSITQQLERRIMFRRAMKRAMQNAMRLGAQGIKIMSSGRLNGIEIARTEWYREGRVPLHTLRADIDYGFSEAETTYGIIGVKVWVYKGDHLGRNDAPVVEEPQEERRKRPGRPEGRRREGEGRPGGQRRGAGAGGRRSGGADAKTGE, encoded by the coding sequence ATGGGACAGAAGATTCATCCGACTGGCTTCCGTCTGGCTGTCAGCCGTAACTGGGCTTCGCGTTGGTACGCCAGCAATACCCAGTTTGCGGGCATGCTCAAGGAAGACATCGAAGTTCGCGAGTTTCTGAAGAAGAAGCTGAAGAACGCTTCGGTGGGCCGCGTGGTCATCGAGCGTCCGGCCAAGAATGCACGCATCACCATTTACAGCTCGCGTCCGGGCGTGGTGATCGGCAAGAAGGGCGAGGACATCGAACTGCTGAAGGCTGAGCTGCAGCGTCGCATGGGCGTGCCCGTGCACGTGAACATCGAAGAAATCCGCAAGCCGGAAGTCGATGCGCAGCTGATCGCCGACTCGATCACGCAGCAGCTCGAGCGCCGCATCATGTTCCGCCGCGCCATGAAGCGCGCGATGCAGAACGCGATGCGCCTCGGCGCCCAGGGCATCAAGATCATGAGCTCGGGCCGTCTGAACGGCATCGAAATCGCCCGTACCGAGTGGTATCGCGAAGGCCGTGTGCCCCTGCATACGCTGCGCGCCGACATCGACTACGGCTTCTCCGAAGCGGAAACTACCTACGGCATCATCGGTGTCAAGGTGTGGGTGTACAAGGGCGACCACCTGGGTCGCAACGACGCGCCCGTCGTGGAAGAGCCGCAAGAAGAGCGTCGCAAGCGTCCGGGTCGTCCGGAAGGCCGTCGCCGTGAGGGCGAGGGTCGCCCGGGTGGTCAGCGCCGCGGTGCTGGCGCAGGTGGCCGCCGTTCCGGCGGCGCCGACGCCAAGACTGGAGAATAA
- the rplP gene encoding 50S ribosomal protein L16 has translation MLQPKRRKYRKEQKGRNTGIATRGNAVSFGEFGLKAMGRGRLTARQIESARRAMTRHIKRGGRIWIRIFPDKPISKKPAEVRMGNGKGNPEYYVAEIQPGKMLYEMDGVGEELAREAFRLAAAKLPIATSFVVRQVGT, from the coding sequence ATGCTGCAACCGAAGCGTAGAAAGTATCGCAAGGAGCAGAAGGGCCGCAACACCGGTATCGCAACGCGCGGTAATGCGGTTTCTTTCGGTGAATTCGGCCTGAAGGCGATGGGTCGTGGCCGTCTGACCGCGCGTCAGATCGAGTCGGCCCGTCGTGCGATGACCCGTCACATCAAGCGTGGCGGCCGCATCTGGATTCGGATTTTCCCGGACAAGCCGATCTCGAAGAAGCCGGCCGAAGTCCGTATGGGTAACGGTAAGGGCAACCCCGAGTACTACGTGGCTGAAATTCAGCCGGGCAAGATGCTGTACGAAATGGACGGCGTCGGCGAAGAACTGGCTCGCGAGGCGTTCCGCCTGGCGGCCGCCAAGTTGCCGATCGCGACCAGCTTCGTGGTGCGTCAGGTCGGAACGTAA
- the rpmC gene encoding 50S ribosomal protein L29, whose protein sequence is MKASELRDKDVAGLNQELSELLKAQFGLRMQKATQQLQNTSQLKKVRRDIARVRTVLGEKGSQK, encoded by the coding sequence ATGAAAGCATCCGAACTGCGCGACAAAGACGTCGCAGGGCTGAACCAGGAGCTCTCCGAGCTGCTGAAGGCCCAATTTGGTCTGCGCATGCAAAAGGCGACGCAACAGCTGCAGAACACCAGCCAGCTGAAGAAGGTGCGTCGTGACATCGCGCGTGTCCGCACTGTGCTGGGCGAGAAAGGGAGCCAGAAATGA
- the rpsQ gene encoding 30S ribosomal protein S17 has translation MTEAATSLKRTLVGRVVSSKMDKTVTVLVENRVKHPLYGKYVVRSKKYHAHDEANQYKEGDRVEIVESRPISRTKAWVVSRLVEAARVI, from the coding sequence ATGACTGAAGCCGCAACGTCCCTGAAGCGCACGCTCGTTGGCCGCGTTGTCAGCAGCAAGATGGACAAGACCGTGACGGTCCTGGTCGAGAACCGTGTCAAGCATCCGCTGTACGGCAAGTACGTGGTGCGCTCCAAGAAGTACCATGCGCACGACGAAGCCAACCAGTACAAGGAAGGCGACCGTGTCGAGATCGTGGAATCGCGTCCGATCTCCCGTACCAAGGCCTGGGTGGTGTCGCGTCTGGTGGAAGCCGCACGCGTGATCTAA
- the rplN gene encoding 50S ribosomal protein L14, with product MIQTESRLEVADNTGAREVMCIKVLGGSKRRYASVGDIIKVSVKDAAPRGRVKKGDIYNAVVVRTAKGVRRPDGSLIKFDGNAAVLLNTKLEPIGTRIFGPVTRELRTERFMKIVSLAPEVL from the coding sequence ATGATTCAGACAGAAAGCCGGCTCGAAGTGGCCGATAACACGGGTGCGCGTGAAGTGATGTGCATCAAGGTGCTGGGCGGTTCGAAGCGTCGCTACGCTAGCGTTGGCGACATCATCAAGGTCAGCGTCAAGGACGCTGCCCCGCGTGGCCGCGTCAAGAAGGGCGACATCTACAACGCCGTGGTGGTCCGTACCGCCAAGGGCGTGCGCCGTCCTGACGGCTCGCTCATCAAGTTCGACGGCAATGCCGCCGTGCTGCTGAACACCAAGCTTGAGCCGATCGGCACCCGTATCTTCGGGCCGGTCACTCGCGAACTCCGTACCGAGCGCTTCATGAAGATCGTGTCGCTCGCGCCGGAAGTGCTGTAA
- the rplX gene encoding 50S ribosomal protein L24: protein MNKIRKGDRVIVRTGKDKGKQGTVLAVLGEHVTVEGVNVAKKHVRPNPMLGTTGGVVDKVMPIHISNVALVDANGKPSRVGIKVENGVKTRVLKTTGAAVGA from the coding sequence ATGAACAAGATTCGCAAGGGCGATCGCGTCATCGTTCGCACCGGCAAGGACAAGGGTAAGCAAGGTACCGTGCTGGCCGTGCTCGGCGAGCACGTGACGGTGGAAGGCGTGAACGTTGCCAAGAAGCACGTGCGCCCGAACCCGATGCTGGGTACCACGGGTGGTGTGGTCGACAAGGTCATGCCCATCCATATTTCGAACGTTGCGCTCGTGGATGCCAATGGCAAGCCGTCGCGCGTCGGCATCAAGGTCGAGAACGGCGTGAAGACGCGCGTGCTCAAGACCACCGGTGCCGCCGTCGGTGCTTGA
- the rplE gene encoding 50S ribosomal protein L5: MTARLQEFYKEKVVAELIKQFGYKSVMEVPRITKITLNMGLGEAVNDKKVIEHATGDLTKIAGQKPVVTKARKAIAGFKIRQGYPIGTMVTLRGQRMYEFLDRFITVSLPRVRDFRGVSGRAFDGRGNYNIGVKEQIIFPEIEYDKIDALRGLNISITTTAKSDEEAKALLAAFKFPFRN; the protein is encoded by the coding sequence ATGACTGCGCGTCTGCAAGAGTTTTACAAAGAGAAGGTCGTAGCGGAACTGATCAAGCAGTTCGGCTACAAGTCCGTGATGGAAGTGCCGCGCATCACCAAGATCACCCTGAACATGGGTCTTGGCGAAGCCGTGAATGACAAGAAGGTCATCGAGCACGCCACCGGCGACCTGACCAAGATCGCTGGCCAGAAGCCCGTCGTGACGAAGGCCCGCAAGGCTATCGCCGGCTTCAAGATTCGCCAGGGTTACCCGATCGGCACGATGGTCACGCTGCGTGGCCAACGCATGTACGAATTCCTGGACCGTTTCATCACCGTGTCGCTGCCGCGCGTGCGCGACTTCCGCGGTGTCTCGGGTCGTGCGTTCGATGGTCGTGGTAACTACAACATCGGTGTGAAGGAACAGATCATCTTCCCCGAAATCGAGTACGACAAGATCGACGCACTTCGTGGCCTGAACATCAGCATCACGACGACCGCGAAGAGCGACGAGGAAGCGAAGGCACTCCTCGCCGCGTTTAAGTTCCCGTTCCGCAATTAA
- the rpsN gene encoding 30S ribosomal protein S14 → MAKLSLIEREKKRAKLVAKYAEKRAALEAIVADQSKSEEERYEARLKLQQLPRNANPTRQRNRCSITGRPRGTFRKFGLARNKLREIALKGEIPGLTKASW, encoded by the coding sequence GTGGCTAAATTGTCTCTGATCGAACGCGAAAAGAAGCGTGCCAAGCTCGTGGCGAAGTACGCTGAAAAGCGTGCCGCTCTCGAAGCCATCGTGGCCGACCAAAGCAAGTCGGAAGAAGAGCGTTACGAAGCGCGTCTGAAGCTGCAGCAGCTGCCGCGCAACGCCAACCCGACCCGTCAGCGTAATCGCTGTTCGATCACCGGTCGTCCCCGCGGTACGTTCCGTAAGTTCGGCCTGGCGCGCAACAAGCTCCGCGAGATCGCCCTCAAGGGCGAAATCCCGGGTCTGACCAAAGCCAGCTGGTAA
- the rpsH gene encoding 30S ribosomal protein S8 — translation MSMSDPIADMLTRIRNAQAVEKASVVMPSSKLKVAIAKVLKDEGYIDDFAVTEQGGKASLTIGLKYYAGRPVIERLERVSKPGLRVYKGRNEIPQVMNGLGVAIISTPQGLMTDRRARATGVGGEVICYVA, via the coding sequence ATGAGCATGAGCGATCCGATCGCCGATATGCTGACGCGTATTCGCAACGCGCAAGCGGTGGAAAAAGCGTCGGTGGTCATGCCGTCGTCGAAGCTGAAGGTGGCCATCGCCAAGGTCCTGAAGGACGAAGGCTACATCGACGATTTCGCCGTGACCGAGCAGGGTGGTAAGGCCTCCCTCACGATTGGTCTGAAGTATTACGCCGGCCGTCCGGTCATCGAGCGCCTGGAGCGCGTCTCGAAGCCGGGCCTGCGCGTGTACAAGGGCCGTAACGAAATCCCGCAAGTGATGAACGGCCTGGGCGTCGCGATCATCTCGACCCCGCAAGGTCTGATGACGGACCGCCGTGCGCGCGCGACCGGTGTCGGTGGCGAAGTCATTTGCTATGTCGCCTAA
- the rplF gene encoding 50S ribosomal protein L6, with protein MSRVGKAPIALPKGAEVNFAGGLLTVKGPLGTLTQAIHNLVKVVIDNGTITFSPADESREANALQGTMRALVANMVKGVTTGFERKLTLVGVGYRASLQGAALKLQLGFSHDVIHEMPEGVKAETPTQTEIIIKGSDKQKVGQVAAEVRGYRPPEPYKGKGVRYANERVILKETKKK; from the coding sequence ATGTCTCGCGTAGGTAAGGCTCCCATCGCACTGCCCAAAGGTGCGGAAGTCAATTTTGCTGGCGGTCTGCTGACCGTCAAGGGCCCGCTGGGCACGTTGACGCAGGCGATCCACAACCTGGTCAAGGTTGTCATCGACAACGGCACGATCACCTTCTCGCCGGCCGATGAGTCGCGTGAAGCGAATGCGCTGCAAGGCACGATGCGCGCGCTGGTGGCCAACATGGTCAAGGGCGTGACGACGGGCTTCGAGCGCAAGCTGACGCTGGTCGGTGTGGGTTATCGTGCTTCGCTCCAGGGTGCCGCCCTGAAGCTGCAGCTCGGTTTTTCGCATGACGTGATCCATGAGATGCCGGAAGGCGTGAAGGCGGAAACGCCGACGCAGACCGAAATCATCATCAAGGGTTCGGACAAGCAGAAAGTTGGTCAGGTCGCCGCCGAAGTGCGTGGCTATCGTCCGCCTGAGCCCTATAAGGGCAAGGGTGTGCGCTACGCCAATGAGCGCGTGATCCTGAAGGAAACCAAGAAGAAGTAA
- the rplR gene encoding 50S ribosomal protein L18, which yields MNKNDSRLRRARQTRLKIAELNVARLAVHRTNLHIYAQVFSEDGTKVLASASTAEAEVRKELNGNGGNTAAATLVGKRIAEKAKAAGIEAVAFDRSGFRYHGRVKALADAAREAGLKF from the coding sequence ATGAACAAGAATGACTCTCGTTTGCGCCGTGCACGTCAGACCCGCCTGAAGATTGCGGAGCTGAATGTTGCTCGCCTGGCCGTGCACCGTACCAATCTGCACATCTATGCGCAGGTCTTCTCTGAAGACGGCACCAAGGTCCTGGCCTCGGCCTCGACGGCGGAAGCCGAAGTCCGCAAGGAACTGAACGGCAACGGTGGCAACACCGCCGCCGCTACCCTGGTGGGCAAGCGTATCGCCGAAAAGGCGAAGGCTGCCGGCATCGAAGCAGTGGCGTTCGATCGCTCGGGTTTCCGTTATCACGGTCGCGTGAAGGCCCTGGCCGACGCGGCTCGCGAAGCTGGCCTGAAGTTCTAA
- the rpsE gene encoding 30S ribosomal protein S5, which translates to MAKIQPKVQGDERDDGLREKMIAVNRVTKVVKGGRILGFAALTVVGDGDGRIGMGKGKAKEVPVAVQKAMDEARRKMVKVPLKNGTLQHEVIGKHGAAKVLMAPAKEGTGVIAGGPMRAIFEVMGVTNIVTKSHGSTNPYNMVRATLDGLRKMSTPAEIAAKRGKSVEEILG; encoded by the coding sequence ATGGCAAAAATTCAACCTAAGGTCCAAGGGGACGAGCGCGACGACGGTCTTCGCGAGAAGATGATCGCGGTCAACCGCGTGACCAAGGTGGTCAAGGGCGGCCGGATTCTCGGTTTCGCTGCTCTGACCGTGGTCGGCGACGGCGACGGCCGTATCGGCATGGGCAAGGGCAAGGCGAAGGAAGTGCCCGTGGCCGTGCAGAAGGCAATGGACGAAGCCCGTCGCAAGATGGTCAAGGTCCCGCTGAAGAACGGCACGCTGCAACACGAAGTGATCGGTAAGCACGGCGCCGCAAAGGTGCTGATGGCGCCCGCGAAGGAAGGTACTGGCGTGATCGCCGGCGGCCCGATGCGCGCCATCTTCGAAGTGATGGGTGTGACGAACATCGTGACCAAGTCGCACGGTTCGACCAATCCTTACAACATGGTGCGCGCAACGCTGGACGGCCTGCGCAAGATGAGCACCCCGGCCGAAATCGCTGCCAAGCGCGGTAAGTCGGTCGAAGAGATCCTCGGCTAA
- the rpmD gene encoding 50S ribosomal protein L30 has product MSQKIVKVQLVRSLIGTREDHRATVRGLGLRRLNSVSELQDTPAVRGMINKVSYLVKVIG; this is encoded by the coding sequence ATGTCGCAGAAAATCGTGAAAGTCCAACTCGTGCGCAGCCTGATCGGTACGCGCGAAGACCACCGCGCTACGGTGCGCGGCCTGGGCCTGCGCCGCCTGAACTCGGTGTCCGAGCTGCAGGACACGCCCGCAGTGCGCGGCATGATCAACAAGGTGTCCTACCTGGTCAAGGTCATCGGCTAA
- the rplO gene encoding 50S ribosomal protein L15 codes for MQLNNLKPAAGSKHAKRRVGRGIGSGLGKTAGRGHKGQKSRSGGFHKVGFEGGQMPLHRRLPKRGFTSLTKEFTAEVRLGDLAGLPVAEIDLLTLKQAGLVGELVKSAKVILSGSIDKKVTLKGLGATAGAKAAIEAAGGSLA; via the coding sequence ATGCAACTGAATAACCTGAAGCCGGCAGCCGGCTCCAAGCACGCCAAGCGCCGCGTCGGTCGCGGTATCGGCTCGGGCTTGGGCAAGACGGCTGGTCGTGGTCACAAGGGTCAGAAGTCGCGTTCGGGTGGTTTCCACAAGGTCGGCTTTGAAGGTGGCCAAATGCCCCTGCATCGTCGTCTGCCGAAGCGTGGTTTCACTTCGCTGACCAAGGAATTCACCGCGGAAGTGCGCCTGGGCGACCTGGCGGGCCTGCCGGTCGCTGAAATCGACCTGCTGACCCTGAAGCAAGCCGGTCTGGTGGGCGAGCTGGTCAAGAGCGCCAAGGTGATCCTGTCGGGCTCGATCGACAAGAAGGTGACCCTGAAGGGCCTGGGCGCGACGGCTGGGGCGAAGGCCGCAATCGAAGCGGCTGGTGGCTCGCTGGCGTAA
- the secY gene encoding preprotein translocase subunit SecY gives MAQAKNTAKYGDLRRRLVFLVLALLVYRIGAHIPVPGIDPDQLAQLFQRQSGGILGMFNLFSGGALSRFTVFALGIMPYISASIIMQLLTIVLPQLESLKKEGQAGQRKITQYTRYGTVVLATFQALGIAVALEAQPGLVLDPGLMFRATAVITLVTGTMFLMWLGEQITERGLGNGISIIIFGGIAAGLPNAIGGLFELVRTGSMGIFSAILVVAIIGAVTFLVVFIERGQRKILVNYAKRQVGNKIYGGQSSHLPLKLNMAGVIPPIFASSIILFPATIAGWFTAGNSTNPVARFVKDLASTLSPGQPVYILLYAAAIIFFCFFYTALVYNSREVADNLKKSGAFIPGIRPGEQTTRYIDKILVRLTLAGAIYITLVCLLPEFLVLRWNVPFYFGGTSLLIIVVVTMDFMAQVQSYVMSQQYESLMKKANFKGNLTLR, from the coding sequence ATGGCGCAGGCCAAGAACACGGCCAAGTACGGCGATCTTCGCCGTCGGCTGGTGTTCTTGGTCCTGGCACTGCTGGTGTACCGGATCGGCGCGCACATCCCTGTGCCTGGCATCGATCCGGACCAACTGGCGCAGCTTTTCCAACGGCAGTCGGGTGGCATCCTCGGGATGTTCAACCTGTTCTCCGGCGGCGCGCTCTCGCGCTTCACGGTATTTGCGCTGGGGATCATGCCGTATATCTCGGCATCGATCATCATGCAGCTGCTGACGATCGTGTTGCCGCAGCTGGAGTCGCTGAAGAAGGAAGGGCAGGCTGGCCAGCGCAAGATTACGCAATACACGCGCTACGGTACGGTCGTCCTGGCGACTTTCCAGGCGCTGGGCATCGCGGTGGCGCTTGAGGCGCAGCCTGGTCTGGTGCTGGACCCGGGCCTGATGTTCCGGGCGACGGCCGTGATCACGCTGGTGACGGGCACGATGTTCCTGATGTGGCTGGGTGAGCAGATCACCGAGCGTGGTCTGGGCAACGGCATCTCGATCATCATCTTTGGCGGGATCGCAGCAGGGTTGCCCAACGCCATCGGCGGGCTGTTCGAACTGGTGCGCACGGGGTCGATGGGAATTTTCTCCGCGATTCTGGTGGTGGCGATCATTGGCGCGGTGACGTTCCTGGTGGTGTTCATTGAACGCGGCCAGCGCAAGATCCTCGTCAACTATGCCAAGCGGCAGGTCGGTAACAAGATCTATGGCGGTCAGTCGTCGCATCTGCCGCTGAAGTTGAACATGGCTGGGGTGATTCCGCCGATCTTCGCATCGTCGATCATTCTGTTCCCGGCCACGATCGCGGGCTGGTTCACTGCCGGCAACTCGACGAATCCGGTTGCACGGTTCGTCAAGGATCTGGCGTCGACGCTGTCGCCGGGCCAGCCGGTGTACATCCTGCTGTATGCGGCGGCAATCATCTTCTTCTGCTTCTTCTACACCGCGCTGGTCTATAACAGCCGCGAAGTGGCGGATAACCTGAAGAAGAGTGGGGCGTTCATTCCGGGGATCCGTCCGGGTGAGCAAACCACGCGGTATATCGACAAGATTCTGGTGCGTCTGACCCTGGCTGGTGCGATTTACATCACGCTGGTGTGTCTGTTGCCGGAGTTCTTGGTACTGCGCTGGAACGTGCCGTTCTACTTCGGTGGAACGTCGCTGCTGATCATCGTGGTTGTCACGATGGACTTCATGGCGCAGGTGCAGTCGTACGTGATGTCTCAGCAGTACGAGTCTTTGATGAAGAAGGCGAATTTCAAGGGCAACCTGACGCTCCGTTAG
- the infA gene encoding translation initiation factor IF-1 has product MAKDDVIQMQGEVQENLPNATFRVKLENGHVVLGHISGKMRMHYIRILPGDKVTVELTPYDLSRARIVFRAK; this is encoded by the coding sequence ATGGCTAAAGACGACGTGATCCAGATGCAGGGCGAGGTGCAGGAAAACCTCCCCAACGCGACGTTCCGCGTCAAACTGGAAAACGGCCATGTAGTGTTGGGCCATATTTCCGGCAAGATGCGTATGCATTACATCCGCATCTTGCCCGGGGACAAGGTGACGGTCGAATTGACCCCGTATGATCTGTCCCGCGCGCGCATCGTATTCCGGGCGAAGTGA
- the rpmJ gene encoding 50S ribosomal protein L36, whose translation MKVLASVKRICRNCKIIKRKGVVRVICSSDPRHKQRQG comes from the coding sequence ATGAAAGTGCTGGCTTCTGTTAAGCGCATTTGCCGCAACTGCAAAATCATCAAGCGCAAGGGCGTGGTGCGTGTGATCTGCTCGTCGGACCCGCGTCATAAGCAGCGCCAAGGCTAA
- the rpsM gene encoding 30S ribosomal protein S13 codes for MARIAGVNIPNHKHTVIGLTAIYGIGRSRARKICEATGIPTDKKVKDLTDPDQDALRKEIEKFLVEGDLRRETTMNIKRLMDLGCYRGVRHRKGLPLRGQRTRTNARTRKGPRKAGVALKK; via the coding sequence ATGGCACGTATCGCAGGGGTCAACATCCCCAACCACAAACATACCGTGATTGGCCTGACGGCGATCTACGGTATTGGCCGCTCGCGCGCTCGGAAGATTTGCGAGGCTACTGGCATTCCGACCGACAAGAAGGTCAAGGACCTGACGGACCCGGATCAGGACGCGCTGCGTAAGGAAATCGAGAAGTTCCTCGTCGAAGGCGATCTGCGCCGTGAAACGACGATGAACATCAAGCGCCTGATGGATCTGGGTTGCTACCGCGGCGTGCGCCATCGCAAGGGCCTGCCGCTGCGCGGTCAGCGCACGCGCACGAATGCCCGCACCCGCAAGGGTCCGCGCAAGGCCGGCGTCGCGCTCAAGAAGTAA
- the rpsK gene encoding 30S ribosomal protein S11 — protein MAKAANTAAQRARKKVRKNVADGIAHVHASFNNTIITITDRQGNALSWATSGGQGFKGSRKSTPFAAQVAAESAGRVAQDQGIKNLEVRIKGPGPGRESAVRALNNLGIKIQVIEDVTPVPHNGCRPPKRRRI, from the coding sequence ATGGCAAAAGCAGCGAATACCGCCGCCCAGCGCGCGCGCAAGAAGGTTCGCAAGAACGTCGCCGACGGCATCGCGCACGTTCACGCGTCGTTCAACAACACGATCATCACCATCACCGATCGCCAGGGCAACGCCCTGTCGTGGGCGACGTCGGGCGGCCAGGGCTTCAAGGGCTCGCGCAAGTCGACGCCGTTCGCCGCGCAGGTTGCGGCCGAGAGCGCCGGCCGTGTGGCTCAGGATCAAGGCATCAAGAACCTGGAAGTGCGCATCAAGGGCCCGGGCCCGGGTCGCGAGTCGGCTGTCCGCGCCCTGAACAACCTGGGTATCAAGATTCAGGTGATCGAGGATGTGACGCCGGTGCCGCACAACGGCTGCCGTCCGCCGAAGCGCCGCCGCATCTAA
- the rpsD gene encoding 30S ribosomal protein S4 — protein sequence MARYTGPKAKLSRREGTDLFLKSARRSLADKCKLDSKPGQHGRTSGARTSDYGNQLREKQKVKRIYGVLERQFRRYFAEADRRKGNTGENLLQLLESRLDNVVYRMGFGSTRAEARQLVSHKAILVNGQALNVPSAQIKSGDVVAIREKSKKQVRIAESLSLAEQTGFPGWVAVDAKKMEGTFKQAPDRGDIAGDINESLIVELYSR from the coding sequence GTGGCACGCTATACCGGCCCCAAGGCGAAACTGTCTCGCCGCGAAGGTACTGATCTTTTCCTGAAGAGCGCACGTCGCTCGCTCGCCGACAAGTGCAAGCTGGACAGCAAGCCTGGTCAGCATGGCCGCACTTCCGGTGCTCGCACGTCCGACTACGGCAACCAGCTGCGTGAAAAGCAGAAGGTCAAGCGCATCTACGGCGTGCTGGAGCGTCAGTTCCGCCGCTATTTCGCTGAAGCCGATCGCCGCAAGGGCAATACCGGCGAAAACCTGTTGCAGCTGCTGGAATCCCGCCTGGACAACGTCGTCTATCGCATGGGCTTCGGTTCGACCCGTGCAGAAGCGCGCCAACTGGTGTCGCACAAGGCGATCCTGGTGAACGGCCAAGCTCTGAACGTGCCGTCGGCCCAGATCAAGTCTGGTGACGTGGTTGCCATCCGCGAAAAGTCGAAGAAGCAGGTTCGCATCGCCGAGTCGCTGTCGCTGGCCGAGCAGACGGGTTTCCCGGGCTGGGTTGCCGTGGACGCCAAGAAGATGGAAGGCACCTTCAAGCAGGCGCCGGATCGTGGCGACATCGCAGGCGACATCAACGAAAGCCTGATCGTCGAACTGTATTCGCGTTAA